From the Deinococcus aquaticus genome, one window contains:
- a CDS encoding transposase family protein yields MIDVSTRMILCVATAFGSMHDLTLFWQSGVQIHPESALIGDAGHQGIRRHHGHSVTPHKATKKAPLTPEQRQQNRELASTRRRVEHVIRCLKIFRVLKNIYHHRRWRFSLRVNLIAALCNRTVVNVA; encoded by the coding sequence GTGATCGACGTGTCCACCCGCATGATCCTGTGCGTCGCCACCGCCTTCGGGTCCATGCATGACCTCACCCTGTTCTGGCAGTCGGGCGTCCAGATCCATCCAGAGTCGGCGCTGATCGGCGATGCCGGCCACCAGGGTATTCGGCGGCACCACGGTCACTCGGTGACACCGCACAAAGCGACGAAGAAAGCGCCGCTGACCCCTGAACAGCGTCAGCAGAACCGGGAACTGGCGTCGACCCGCAGGCGGGTCGAGCATGTCATTCGGTGTCTGAAGATTTTCCGCGTGCTGAAGAACATTTACCATCATCGGAGGTGGCGCTTCTCTTTACGCGTCAATCTCATTGCGGCGCTATGTAACCGCACCGTTGTCAACGTGGCGTGA